TGTCTTGGCCTGTATTGCTCATCTGAGAGAAGAGAGCCTGCTTGAAATGCATGCAGTGTTCTCCCTGGCTACTGAGTTACATTTTATGTAAAAGGCGTGTGTCGTCTTGAGAGTTTAATGTTAGAGTGGCAATAGGACTTCTAGAGTCTCATTTTCTTGTTTCaacttctgggggaaaaaaatttcctagacactgaaaataaaaacttgGTGGGGAAGAGCAATTTTGTAACTGAAACATGGGAATAAAAGATCAGCTTTCAAATACTCTTTAAcactgagtgtttttttttttttaatatgaaacttTCCTAGAGTGTCCCCAGATATGAAGAACTAAGACTCGTCACATGTGTGATTTTAGAATTAGGTTGTTCTAGGAATAAAAAAATGTTGTATTGGAGTTCTTAATGCTGAGGAGTTTGGGTGGCTTTAACCTTTTATGGTGGAGTTTGTTTTACTGTATAAACCTGGAAGTAAGTATTCAGGTAGTAAGATTAAAGGGCAGCACTGTCAAAACTTCACCCTATTTCAAATCAGTGTTTTTTAATGTGGGAGGTGACTGGCTGAGTCAACTGGGGGACATGAGGTAAGCATGCACGTCTATGGACCAGTGTTCAGTGCTGAATACCTTGCAGTTGCAGACCAGGTTTTCCACCGATCGTCAGCTGTTTTCTTGTTCCTTCCACTAAACTCCTCGGCCAGCATTCAGAGGTGAGAGACGGCCCTTGTTCCTCCGCCAGCCAGCGCTGTAGGAAAGTGAAGCTGCCTCGTGCACAATGAGGGTGTTAGTTTGTGCTCTACTTGCTCTAACTCTCTTTTAATTTCTTCGCTTTCATGACCAAAGCAAGCTTCGTTTGGCTAGCAGTAACGTTTCACTGGCGGCCTCGCTGCTACCAGCTTCGTAAACACAAGGGCGACTCATCCCTCTTAGCTCTTCAGGAATTGCAGTGCTTAATTCATGGTGTGTTGCTGTTAAACACACACGGTGCTTTTTTGAGGGAGAAGATACCGAGCAGTATAACTGGTCAAATACTCTTCCCTGCTTTGATAAGCAGCATGTATGTGTAAGTGTAGAAATGAGTGAGATGGTAAGGGCTATAGCAGCCGTATATCCAGTGGAATATGCTAGTGTAgctggtggaaagcaggactAGCCATTTAGTTCTTTAATAATGGCTCTCAGGGATTGCAGAGACATTGAGATGGAAAGTGAGCGATGACTAATCAATTATTGTAAGAAATAACATGGAATCTGAATGGATGATCAGAGCTGAGTCACCGCGTTGTCTGTGGTACAGTTGGACTGGATTTCCAAATGCATTCATTTCTTATTAATCAGAGCACTGAGTGTGCCGTGAATAGGctttactgttttttctcttttttagctAAACTACCCTCCCTTTGACCAGTTCCACATCATAGCTGAATGTCTGAGTGTGGGTCGGATCCTTCTAAGTCATCTGTGATTGCTTTTATGACTCCTACGGTCTGTTCAGAACACAAAATCCCAGGCTGATTTTTGCAATGCAGTGTTAAGCCTGTGAGTCTGTGTCACTTGCAACCTGTCTTTGCAATGTGACTTTTCCTCTTTTGCAAAAATACTGTCTTTTGGGGCTGGGAGAAGGTTTATTCCTGAAAACTGCATGTTGGCAGAAGGGCTGCTGTCGTGGAGTAACTGTAAATATACTGTTAGTCGAATGTCATGGCCGTTggatttttgcatttatttttaaactattccATGTTTGATACTGTATAATAAATTTGCAGAATTTAGAGGATTATAACTTTCTTTATTCTTCCTCTACTCTTTTCTACGATTGACAATATGCAAGCGAGCTGCTAAGTGCCTACGGAAGCCAACTGTGTGGGTGCGTTTTGAATCAAACCACGCTGGTGGGGTTTTTCCTTGTATCGCTGTGTCAAAGCTTTGCCAGGCGCTGGAGGGCTGTGCAGAATAAAAGCCCTCCAAGGAGTGGAAGGGCTTTGGGCTGCCCTCCCTGCTGTGTTGTGGCCAACATGGGCCTCAAATAGGTGCACGCTTGGAAGCGCTTGTCTGTGCTGCTGCGCTCCTCCGCAGCTGGGACATGAGGCCCCAGCTCTCACGCGGGTGAACACAGGGGTAAAATTACAGCTCGcgctgctgctttctcccccccccgtGCTATGGAGTGGGGGATCGGCCCCTCTGCAGCCGCAGAGCGCggcaggggcagagcaggcctGGTGCCCTGGGCTTCAGCTCCCCGCGGGACATTTGCAATAGTCCTGAAAGCAAAAATAAGCCTTTTGCATGGTTTCTGAGCAAACTTTAGGAGGACAAGCTGCCTGTCTCTACCTTTCCACCACCTGGTCCCACATAGTGAAGGCCTGGCTGCTCAGGTGTACATCTGAAAGACCCATCCCCTGCCCCTCCGTGACTCTGTCCTGCTGCTTTTGCCTCCTTTGAACATCTCTTGACAGTGTTCCTAACGTCCCCTTCCACCTTCCCCAGGAACAGGGGCACCAAGACTCGCTTGCCCTGACGGATGTGTTACGAACACTGCTGTAGGCAATAAATTAGCACGTCTCAGacttgttgaaatatacttttaTTGCATTTCTGCGGGTCTTACaaaaatatgacaaaataaattaaaaagaaataaataacccccttcatttcatttaattctaaaagaaataaaaccaaaaaaaaaaatccaagaaaaaaaaaaatccctcctttgTACAGTAATTGCCCGGAAGAGTGAGATACCAGACAGGCGGCCACTTGTAGAAATAGTTGGTGTAGAGAAACGTTTAAAAATGCCCTGGGCTGCCGGGGTCCTGGCAGCAGCGGGACCGTGCCCTGTGCTCTGGTAAACGGCGCTAGGAGTAGATCACACCAGGACTGTTACTCTCAGGAGGAAAATGTGATAAATAAAGCTCCCTTTAAGACCAGCATGTTTTAAACGATGACAGAGGTGAGACTTGGCTTCGGCGAGCCAAACCCAGGAACGACTAGAGAAACGAGATGAGAGGGTGAGCGGAGGAAGGGGAACGGCCCTGCCAGCCTGCCCGCAGCTGGGCCGCGGGTGCTGCAGGACACGGCTGTCACTGGGGCTCTGCAGAGCGGCGGGGGGCGAAGCCGCGGTGGTTACGGGCGTCGCGGGTTAGGGCAGGAGCTGGGCAAAGCCCCCGGGTTCCCGGGTGCCGCCAGCCGGGCTGAGCTcagggctcttctctcctgacaTCTCCTAACGCGCTGCTGCTCCCACTCGCCTTTCAGAGAGCGGCTCCGGGGCACGACCGCCTCGGCTTCGGTCTCGCTGGGTTTCCGAGGGCCTCCTTGCCCCGGTTTCCCAGCGCCGTGGAGCCCAGCGCTCCCCGTTCCCCGGCCTTGCCCCAGAAACGGCTCTCCTGCGGCCGCAGCTCAGCGCGCCCTTCGCTAGCTCGTCGACGCAGCCTGAAACGCCGATGCAAAGCGGCCGGGGAGCCTCGTGCCCTTGGCCCGGTGGGTGCAGGGGCGAGGGGTGCCCGGGGGGAACGGTGCGGGAACAGCACGATGCTGCCCGACCCTCGCAGCCGTCTGCAGGGCGGCACGACGGGAGCCGGCTCCAGCCCTGACCCGGCGTTCCTGACCGTGCCGCCCGGGATGGCAAAGCACCGGACGAGCGGCTCTGCTCTTCTCGCGCCGCAGCGGGAACAGCCGGGCGGGTGCAGGAGCGCGGGCGAGCGAAGCGGTGGGCACAGCCTCGGCGCTCGCCTGGCCTGGCTTATTGCTGCGTAAAATGGCTTggttcaaagacaaaaaaaaaaagcacgacGGGTGGAGAGAGACGGGGGGAAAAACCTGACGTTTCCTACAGAGCAGGCCTTGGGGAGAGACGGCGGCACGCGGACCTCACGCCCGCCCGGGCCTGCTCCAGGCACAGGGAAGGACCGTCCGTGTCCCCCGGAGAGCCCGGCTGGCCGCAACCCTCCGTCTCCCCCCGGCTCGCTTTGGAAATGTTTCACGGCGGacggagggcagagctggctgccagggggTGGGCGGCAGCACCCAGGCTCGGGGCGCTCCGACCCACGCGGGGTCCCGGCCCGCCGACGGCCACCTCCAGCCCTGGAGCCGAAAGCCAAGCGGcgctgagcagagctgctgaaAAGCCGAGGAGCAGCAACCGGAGCGGGGACGGCGGCTGTTCGAGCACTAAGGTGACAACCGGCGACAGCAAAACCTTCGCCCGGGCGGAAGCGAAGCTGCTCCCCCAGCCTGCCCTCGCTGCGAGCTCgcgtcccccccagccccggtCGTCCTTCTCCCGGCTGCCGGCACGACGTCCGTGCGCAGGTGCCTTATCGCGAGGCAGCTCCGTGAAGAAAGGAAGCAGCAAGGGCACCGTGCCGCCTCGTGGTGCAGTCGCTGGGGGCGCGCGGCCAGGCTGCTTGCCGCTCCGGGACCGCGCCACCCGGCGTCCTGCGTGTGCCGCCTCGAGCCGTCACACGAAGAAGGGAAAAAGAGTCGCTTGCATTgggttttgtttcgttttttagTGCAAGAAATGTTGCCCATGCAGGGAAATCCAGGAGGCTCACGctcgcccccctccctcccgtcAGCCTGTTCTTTGGGCAGCGGGATGCCCCGGTGCTGCGAGAAGCGGGATGAATCCGAGCCCTCTGCAGAAGGACCGGCTGCGAGGAGGCTGCGGCGAGCCGGAGCGGGACGAAGCGAGGCGCTGCCCGGCGCAGCGGGACGACGGCTGTATGGCAAAGAGGCCGTAGGCACCGGTGGATCAGGCTCCTCACTGCTGCTCCCGCCAGCCCGCGCCGCTCCTGGGCTCCGAGCCCGGATCCCTTTGCCAATGCCAGGCCGGTGGGACCGGCTGCTCCCATGCAGCTCCTTGGGTGCCAGCAAGCCGGACCGCAGCATCACCCCAGCTCTTCCCTCCGGCGGCGGGTGCAGGGACAGGCGGTGAGCAGGATGGCGGCGTCTCCCGCCCGCCGCGTCGGCTGTGAGCGCGCGGAGGAGCGCCGGGCGGAGGAGGGCGCGCGAAGGCAGCGCGTTGGGCTGCTCCAGCCGGGGATGCGGGCAGACCCCGCTGCTCGGATCGGCGGCGGTTTGCTTGCGCCTCCGCGACGCAGGATGAGGCCGGACCTCTGCCGGagctggggccggggcggcagcgggtccccccggcccggcggaggaGCCGGAGGGATGCACGGGGACGCAGCGGAGGGGAACAGCCTGCAGGACGGTGCATGGGCAAGCGTGCCCATGGGTGCTGGGCGCTCCGGCGGGGCTCAGCCTGCCCGGGCACAGCCCAGCTCCGCGCTCcctgcggcgggggggcggcgaaGGGAGCAGAGAGGGCGACGACGTCCTTGGCTGCTTGAAGAACAGACCGGGGAGCCGTGGTCGCTCCGTTCCCCCAAAGCCCCCGGTCAGAGTTTGTAgcctccgctctcctcctccgcCCGGAGCTCCGGCTCCTCGCGGCCCCCCTCGTCCGGCACCCCGTTGAGATGGGACTTGCTGGGGGCCGGTTTCTCGCCCGCGTCCGaggagggcccgggccggggctggggcgaggcggcggccgcggcgccgttGCCCCCGGCCCCTTCGGACTTGCCGAAGTTGAAGAGCTTGCCGGGGTTGAACGGCTTGGTGGGCGACTGGACCTTCTCGGTCCCCGCGTCCCTCTTAGTCTCGGGCGATTTGAGGAACTTGAAGCTGAGGAAGCCGGGGAGCTTGTTATCGCTGCCGGTGGGGGACTGGGGGGACCTGGCCGCGGCcgtgccggcggccccggcccccccggagAGGAACTTGCCCTGCAAAGGGATGATCTGCTTCAGTTTCATGACGTTGTTGGTGGCCAGGAGGGAGCTGGGTCTCTTGGGCTTGTCGGAGGCGTGCGAGGAGGTGCCGGAGCCTTTGCCCTTGCTCTGGCTCTTGTCGTGGGCCGGGTCCTGCCCGGCGGCCTCGGCCTTGGCCTCGTCGCGGCTGGACTCGCGCTCCTTGCGGGCCTGGTACTCGGCGTGCCGCtgccgctcctcctcctcccgcttgcgccgctgctgctgctggaagtgATGCTGCGCCTGGCGCTCGTGCTTCTGTCAACGGGGGAGAGCGCGTTGGCCCTGCACCGCCTCGGccccggggacggggatgggaacggggatggggacgggcccCCGGGTGGCACCTACCTTGAAGGCCTCGCGGCGCTGGTACTCCAGCTTGGCCATCTCCTCGGCCACCCAGGCGGGGATGTCGGGGATGGCCACTTGGATGACGTATTTCAGGAAGAGGGCGAAGTGCTGCGGGGTCGCGGAGGACCGGTGTGAGCATCACCCACCCGGTCCGTCCGTGTCCCCCCCTCGTGCTGCCGGTGGGACGGGGTCCGGGCGGCGCGTGCCTACCTCCAGCACCACCACGGAGATGATGGCTCCCTCGGGGCTGAGCCAGGGGAAGAGGCGCTGCAGCTGGCCGCACTGGGCGATCAGGTAGCAGTTCACCACGATGGCCAGGACGCCCATGGCCTCCATCACCTTCTGCAAGGGAGACGGCGGCGGGCTGGGCTGCGGCCGGCGGTGGGGGACGCGGGCGcccccggggagccccgcggcgccctgcCCACCTGCCACTGCCCGATGCTCTCGACCCGCTGGCCGAAGGGGCGCTGGAGCCCCGTGCACAGCTTGAAGGCGTCGCTGCGGATCTCGATGACGTTGTTCACCAGGGCGCACATGGCGGCCAGGGGGAAGGCGGAGGAGAAGAGCACCACGTAGCCGAACTGGATGAACATCTCCTGGTAGTCCTGGAAGGTGTCCTGGGGGGAGGCAAGGGACGTGTCACCGCGGGGCAGGGGGGCCCACTGCGACCCGCTGGCCCCAGGGGGCTGTTCCCGCACCGTTCCCACGCCGTTCCCGCGCTGTTCCCACGCCGTTCCCGCGCTGTTCCCACGCTGTTCCCACGCCGTTCCCACGCCCCACTCACCTCGTACTTCTTCATGCAGCTCTCCACCTCAGCCTGCGTCAGCTGCGTGGAGTAGTCCTCCTCTGGCGGGTCGATCCAGGAGGCCCGGTTCTGCCTcctgccttcctcctcgccctcctcctcctcccggctctcggccgccctcctcctccggcCCGCGCGCAGGGTGGCGGCTGGCTCCGGCACCCTGGCAGGGCTGCCGGGGGGGCCTTCggcctcctcctcgtcctcgcaGAGCTCGAAGACGGAGGCGGGGTCCATGCCCTTCTCCACCATGGTGGGGCTGCCCTCCTCGAGGAAGCTGTCGTCCTCGGCGCCGCCGGgctcaccgccgccgccgccgcgccgctccgccttCTCGATGAAGCTCACCTTCTTCAGCTTGAGCCCGCAGTCAAGGGCGCTCTCGTCCTCCGAGTCGGACTCGCGccgcccttcctcctcctcctcctcctcctcgggcaCCCCGCAGCCCCCGTTGAGACACTTCTTCTCGCCCCGCGGCGCCTCCTcggcggccgggggcgcggggcccgggggcgcagggccgcggcgggatgcggggccggggccggggccggggcgggcgagcAGGCGGAGGACGGCGTGGCAGAGCTCGCGGAGGCCGCGGAGGCTCAGCTCGCCGCGGCGCAGCCGCCGGTACAGGTGGGGCTGCGACACCTCCTTGACGTTCTGCAGGAACTGGCGCGTGATGAGCAGCGTGGCCAGCATctgcgcggggagcgggggggggacacggacacgGTGCCCGGCGTCACCCCCTTCGTGACCGCCCGGCGCCCGCTcagccccgccgccaccgccgccgccacatCCCTGCTCCTTCCCCGGCACCGCGCGCCCCGGCCAAGCGCCGTGCCAGCACCGAGCCGGGCTGAGACCGCCCAGACTCGCCGCGGTTGTGTGCGGCGGGCTCGCGGGGGGACGGCGTGcacggccctgcccggcccccccccaccctccccgctCCTACTTTGGATACTCCCAGTCTCCAGCAAAAGCCCAGGAGGCCCTTAAAGAAGATGACagagaggtggaggtggaggaagATGAAGGGGAGGAGAGCCTCTTTGAGCTGACGCGCGAGGCTTtgggagagagagaagatgagCAGGAGCTGTGGAAAGGGAcagaagaacagagagaaagaCACAGAGAGACCGTGAAGAGGAGCGGCGGctcggcgggagcccggccggcggcgggagcagagcggagcgcgcgggggggggcgcggggccgggcggcgcgggggcggccgtctgtccgtccgtccgtctggGCGGCGTggggctgccccgccgcccccggcccccccttaCCTCCTTCAGCCGCTCCATGTCCTTGAGGTAGAAACCGATGTAGAAAAGACTCAGGTATGAATTTACAAACTGAAACTGCCGGGGGGGAGAAGCCGGGGTCAGCGCGGGGCGGCCGAGGCTCCCCCCAGCCGTGGGTCCGGCCTCGGCActgggggccccggcgtccccggcccccggcgctcaCCAGGACTATTTTAATGATGAGGTGTTTCTCGTAGGCACTCTGCAGGCGGTAGTTTTCTGCAAAGCCAAGGGGCAGGGTCAGGCAGCGGCtccgggcaccggggggggggggggagagggtccggggcggccccggggtgctgcccccggccccgacgCACCCATGTCGTTGAGCCAGTACGCGATCTTCTTGTAAACCTCGTCGCAGGCCGTGACGATGACGGCCAGGACGATCTTGGGCAGGAAGCGGATGATTCGGGGCAGCTCCTTGATGCTCAGCACAAACTCCTGCGGGGACGGCGACAGGGACGGTGTCACCCGCCGGCCCCCACCGCCACCGCTCCGGCCGGGGGGAAAGCACCCACCTGGAGCTGGAAGCAGCCCAGCATGATGAGGAAGACGAAGGAGAGGCAGAAGAGGCAGACGGGCAGGCTGACCAGGCACTGGAAGAGCAGGCGCTTCCACGGCGGGTAGTAAAACTCCTCGGCACTGGTCACGGGACTGATCCTCTTAATGCCCTAAGCGGGGGCATGGCAGCGCGTGAccctccccggggctgggggcaccACGGGGTCCCctcgcaaccccccccccccccagggtggaGGAGAGCCGCTGAGTGTCACGAAGCTGCCGGTTCTCTGCGCCGAGGCCGGGTGGCTCGTGGGGGCCGTGGGGAGCACAGCGGGgtctgagcccccccccccccgccacccacGCGGGAGCCGCCAGGACGGGGCTCGgctgccccccgccaccccccgcgCTCACCCTGAACTGGGGCCGGGGCTCCTCGATGGACTCGGCCGGGGTGTCCAGCGTCCCCCACTTGTAGGCGAACTCGGCGCCGCGGCGCTTCCACTCCTCCAGGAAGAGCGTGGCCCAGATGACGTTGAAGATGGCGAAGACCACGCAGCAGATATCCTGGCTGgtctgggggggaaggggggggaggcagggtgccGGCGTCGGTCCCTTCCCGTGCCCatccccggggcggccggcgccggAGCCGAGCGGCGGCGAGGGGACCCCGGagcgctgccccagccctgcacccgcCGCATGGCCGCGTGCCGGTGGGGCTGCTGTTAAGCAACTAATAGGATCAGGcaccttccctccctgctccgtGGTGATGGGAGCACTGAAGCACCGAAGGGGAAGCCCGGAGATGGCAATGCCCCAAAAGCCGGGGGTTTTGCCCCGCTTCCGCGGCGCGGGCGCAGCCCCGCTCACCTGCTCGCTCTCGGTGAAGGTGTAGAGGATGGAGCCGAAGACGGCGGGGTACACCATGGCCGAGGTGTAGAAGCCCAGCCAGGCGAAGTACATGGCGATCTTCACGCCAAAGTAGTCGCAGATCTCGTCtgcgggggggggcagcagggacgtgagaggggcagggacccccggggaccccctggcaccccccccccccagcgccttACCGAGCGGCTGGGCCTCGCACACCGCCTGCACCCAAGACTTCATGAGCCGCTTGAGGATCCTCTGCTCGTGCAGCGGGAAGACCTGCTGGATGACGCCGCGGGCGGCCAGCTCCGGGACTGCGCGGCGGGGCACGGCGTGAGGCACGGGTGCGCGCCTGCGTCCCGGCCCGGGAGAGCCGGCTGTTCCTCCCCGCCGGACCGCGCCGCGGAGAGGGCCTGGCGCGGGGGAGCTTGGGGGGACCAGAGCAGGGACAACGGGGAGGAGGGACTGGGAGTGACCGTGCCACATCGGGGGCTCCGTGCCCTGCACCGTCGCTGCCTGGCTCAGCCCACACTCGGCACCGCGGCACGGGGGGCTCCTGGCATCGCCTCGCGGCCACagccctggggatggggacacacGGTGACAACGGCCCGGGGTCCCTTGCAGGGCATGTGTCCCCCATGGCCACCGGCCAGCACTGCTGGGCCATGGCATGGGTTGGCCGTGGGAAGCTGGTGGGGCATCGGGGTGGATGCACCATGCCATGCTGCaccatgccatgctgtgctgtgctgcaccctgccatgccatgctgtgccatgctgtgccatgctgcaTGCCGTGCTGCACCGTGCCATGCTGTGCTACAGCATGCCATGCTGCACACTGTTGTGCCATGCCATGTTGCAccatgctgtgccatgctgcaCCCTGCCATGCTGTACTGTGCCATGCCATGATGCACCAAGCCATGCCATGCCGTGCTGTGCTTCACTGCACTGCTCCAtgctgtgccgtgccatgccgtgctgcaccatgccgtgccatgccatgccatgctgtaCTGTGCCATGCCGTGGTGCACCAagccatgccatgctgtgccattCTGTGCTGCACTGCACTGCGCCACGCTGTGCCATGCCAGGCTGCactgtgccatgctgtgccacTCCGTGGCGTACCATGATGCACCAAgccgtgccatgccatgccgtgccgcGCTGGGCTGCACCGTGCCGGGCCGCGCTGCGCAATACTCACTGATGGGCTGCCCCTCCAGGAAGTGGATGTTGTGCAGCGACTCGCCCTGCTTCGCCCGCAGGTTCTCCAGCCAGTACCTGATGATGTTCTGCCGTTCCTGCGGCACTGGAGCCACGTGAGCCCGGGGCGACGGGTCCCGCCGGCCGGCTGCCAGCGCCACCCCATCCCTGCCGCACGTCCCCTCCCCGGGCCCCGCTTGTCCCCATCgcccctctcccctgccccgcggcccacCTGAGAGGTGAAGAAGTAAAGCTCGTTCTCGATGTTCTCGTAGATGTAGTCCTCCTCGCAGGAGAAGCTGCGCATGCCGCCGCCGAACTCGGCCTTCACCGGCTTCCGCAGCCCGATCTCGTCGGCCCCGCGCAGCAGGCTGCGGGCACAGAGGGGACGCGGCTGgagaggcggcgcggggcgccgggggctcccgcgggcgccggcgccggctccTACCTCTCGTAGGTGGCGGTGACGAAGAAGGCGTAGACGCGGGTGTGCTTGTGGTGCCGCACCTGCACGATGAGCTCGGGGATGCCCAGGCGGATGTGGTTGAGGAGCCAGAGCAGCGTGTGGTCGTCGGTGGTGTCTGCGGGGCGGCGACACGGGCGCTGGCACCGGCGGCGCGTGCcggcccctcgcccgccccggcaccggggctccccgcggccccggccccccgcacaCCGGCGGCTCCCTACCCGGGAAGGTCATGAGCACGTCGCAGTTCTCCGTGGGCACCGTCTTCATCCAGGCTTTGTGGGACATGATGTAGCGCCCGGCCTGGAGCAGCCGCTTCCCGAAGAGTTTATCTGCCGGGAAAGGCAGCGCTGGGTGAGGGGCCGAGGGCGGCCGGAGCCAGGGCGATGCCGGGGGGTCCCGGGCGGGCGGGATGGGTGCAAGGTCCGCGGGGCGGCTCGCCGGCCTCCCCCCCGGCGCCGCACGAGGCGACGCTCCCTCCGGCTCGGGTTTCTCCTCTGGCAGGTCAAGGAGCCCAAAAAGGCCCCGACAGCTGCCGgggaggagccggcggcgcggccgtgcACCCCTCCGGTGCCGGCGTCCTGCGGCGCCTGGCCCTGCTCACCGCtcaccgcccgccgcggccctgtGCCGGGCccagctccggctccagctctggctccagcagggCCGCCGCGATGCCGGCAGACGGGAAgcaggaggaaataaaaaaaggggACAGCAAAAAAGCAGCCGGTCTCCATGGAAACGTGGGGAGGCGGCGGGAAGCGCGGGGATGGGCACAGTCGCCGGGCTCCCCCCCACGCGGGGACACAGTGCCCGTGCCCCAGCGCTCCGCCGCGGGGCGCAGGGTACCCGGCACATCCCAAAatgccaggacgagctgctcctcTGTGGGTAGCAGCCACGGGACCCACGGCTCTCCCTGCCCCACGCCGGCAGTGCTCCCGGCtagctccgtgcctcagtttccccttcctgAGCCATGGAGGAGGACCTGCGCCGGGCTGGTGCACCATGTACCCAGGGGACGTCACGGCCCCTCCGGTGGCCCTCACCCAGCTGCCAACCtgccccagggctgggcaggtCCCCGGGGCCCCGGAAATCCTGTCCCAGCACCGCATGCCGCAAACCGGTCGGGCTGGCTGGGAGCATCCCGTCGGCCAGGGCCGCTCCGAACCGGAAATGCCAGGCCACCCCCGGGCCCTCCGTGGACCTgccccggggagccgcgccgCCCACCAGGTCCGACAGGCGGGCTGAGACCCGACAAACTCATCTCCCGAGCTGGGCGCCGCAGGGCCGCGCGAGGTTACACCCATCGCACCGCGCGCTCAAAGGGCGCCCTGTCCCGGCTGGACGTGGGCGAAAGGCCAGCGGGGCGCCCGCGTGGGCACGAGCAcccggccggcgccgcggccctgccacccgcccgcggcccggcgccgtGTCGGCACAAGCCCGGCATTGTGGCTGCCGGCGCAGCTGCGGGGAGAGGCAGAGCCGGGACGGGCGGCCCGGGGGCCACCGGCCCCTCGCCCCTCCTCGTGCCCAGCCTGGCACAAGGGAGACCTCGGCTCGGGATCgctcctctcctcctgggtgTCCCCAGCAGCcgtcctcctgccctctgccgaaACGCAGCTGCCGCTGGGGTCTGACACCCGGAAACGCGCGCTGACTCTGTGCACGGAGCCCAAGGGACGCGGCACATGGGCAGCTCC
This is a stretch of genomic DNA from Apteryx mantelli isolate bAptMan1 chromosome 30, bAptMan1.hap1, whole genome shotgun sequence. It encodes these proteins:
- the ANO8 gene encoding anoctamin-8, whose amino-acid sequence is MPEPPAAAQDGERPRRAPVGEERAEPAAPAGVLDKLFGKRLLQAGRYIMSHKAWMKTVPTENCDVLMTFPDTTDDHTLLWLLNHIRLGIPELIVQVRHHKHTRVYAFFVTATYESLLRGADEIGLRKPVKAEFGGGMRSFSCEEDYIYENIENELYFFTSQERQNIIRYWLENLRAKQGESLHNIHFLEGQPIIPELAARGVIQQVFPLHEQRILKRLMKSWVQAVCEAQPLDEICDYFGVKIAMYFAWLGFYTSAMVYPAVFGSILYTFTESEQTSQDICCVVFAIFNVIWATLFLEEWKRRGAEFAYKWGTLDTPAESIEEPRPQFRGIKRISPVTSAEEFYYPPWKRLLFQCLVSLPVCLFCLSFVFLIMLGCFQLQEFVLSIKELPRIIRFLPKIVLAVIVTACDEVYKKIAYWLNDMENYRLQSAYEKHLIIKIVLFQFVNSYLSLFYIGFYLKDMERLKEMLATLLITRQFLQNVKEVSQPHLYRRLRRGELSLRGLRELCHAVLRLLARPGPGPGPASRRGPAPPGPAPPAAEEAPRGEKKCLNGGCGVPEEEEEEEEGRRESDSEDESALDCGLKLKKVSFIEKAERRGGGGGEPGGAEDDSFLEEGSPTMVEKGMDPASVFELCEDEEEAEGPPGSPARVPEPAATLRAGRRRRAAESREEEEGEEEGRRQNRASWIDPPEEDYSTQLTQAEVESCMKKYEDTFQDYQEMFIQFGYVVLFSSAFPLAAMCALVNNVIEIRSDAFKLCTGLQRPFGQRVESIGQWQKVMEAMGVLAIVVNCYLIAQCGQLQRLFPWLSPEGAIISVVVLEHFALFLKYVIQVAIPDIPAWVAEEMAKLEYQRREAFKKHERQAQHHFQQQQRRKREEEERQRHAEYQARKERESSRDEAKAEAAGQDPAHDKSQSKGKGSGTSSHASDKPKRPSSLLATNNVMKLKQIIPLQGKFLSGGAGAAGTAAARSPQSPTGSDNKLPGFLSFKFLKSPETKRDAGTEKVQSPTKPFNPGKLFNFGKSEGAGGNGAAAAASPQPRPGPSSDAGEKPAPSKSHLNGVPDEGGREEPELRAEEESGGYKL